From Gimesia panareensis, the proteins below share one genomic window:
- a CDS encoding DUF58 domain-containing protein, with translation MHVSEYDPYSPTIRKKDSFANRLLLVRMHKHYWYYRVTYPGKILLFGFFLSGIGTISVSVPIYNLFSILMALILIDGLASWFFRPRCELKGDFPAQTTAGQPAVGHFTVTNTGWLPVYDMAVAFRWLEKPLTQLDRDETLNYLPRGESAEVTVTIDAPQRGFYALPKLGVHTLFPFHLNRSGSAALPGKSLLVLPSFHKLTSVDLPVGSKFQPGGIALTSNVGESPEYVGNREYVPGEPARRLDFRSWARLGKPVVREYQEEYYCRIALILDTYMPPDPWLIRKLKALGQRSQPGTRAAQSMNVLEAGISLTASIADALARGEYLIDLFAAGPELYVFRAGRHTAHFENVLEILSCVDRCPVDPFETIGPAVFEELSNVSTAVCLFLDWDKQREKMARAVLDSGASLKTIIIHDGPTTMPYNSDEFGEAYHFTPDQIARGKVEAI, from the coding sequence ATGCACGTTTCGGAATACGATCCTTATTCACCTACGATTCGCAAGAAAGATTCCTTTGCCAACCGGCTGCTGCTGGTGCGGATGCACAAGCACTACTGGTATTACCGGGTGACCTATCCCGGCAAGATTCTGTTGTTCGGATTTTTCCTGTCGGGTATTGGAACGATTTCGGTCTCGGTGCCGATCTACAACCTGTTCAGCATTCTGATGGCATTGATTCTGATCGACGGTCTGGCTTCCTGGTTCTTTCGGCCCCGGTGTGAACTCAAGGGGGATTTTCCGGCCCAGACGACCGCCGGTCAGCCTGCGGTGGGGCACTTTACCGTAACGAACACGGGCTGGCTGCCCGTGTATGACATGGCGGTCGCCTTTCGCTGGCTGGAGAAACCGCTGACTCAGCTCGACCGGGATGAGACCCTGAATTACCTGCCCCGGGGTGAATCTGCCGAGGTAACTGTAACGATCGATGCTCCGCAGCGCGGTTTTTATGCGCTGCCGAAACTGGGTGTGCATACGCTGTTTCCCTTTCACCTGAACCGATCGGGGAGTGCCGCACTGCCGGGCAAATCGCTGCTGGTCTTACCCTCTTTTCATAAACTGACCAGCGTGGATTTACCGGTGGGCAGTAAATTTCAGCCGGGCGGAATTGCGCTGACATCCAACGTGGGTGAATCACCCGAATATGTGGGCAACCGGGAATATGTGCCGGGCGAACCGGCCCGCAGACTCGACTTTCGCTCCTGGGCCCGACTGGGGAAACCGGTGGTCCGCGAATACCAGGAAGAGTATTACTGCCGGATTGCGTTGATTCTGGATACTTATATGCCTCCCGATCCCTGGCTGATCAGAAAGCTGAAAGCCCTGGGGCAGCGCTCGCAGCCGGGCACGCGGGCTGCGCAGTCGATGAATGTGCTGGAAGCGGGCATCAGTCTGACGGCCTCGATTGCAGATGCCCTGGCGCGGGGGGAGTACCTGATTGACCTGTTTGCAGCGGGGCCGGAGTTGTATGTTTTTCGAGCCGGTCGGCATACGGCCCATTTTGAGAACGTGCTGGAAATTCTCTCCTGCGTCGATCGTTGCCCCGTTGACCCGTTTGAGACCATCGGACCTGCGGTGTTTGAAGAACTGTCGAATGTCTCGACGGCCGTCTGTCTGTTTCTGGACTGGGACAAACAGCGGGAGAAGATGGCGCGGGCCGTGCTGGATTCGGGAGCCAGTCTGAAGACGATCATCATTCACGATGGTCCCACGACGATGCCTTACAATTCGGATGAGTTCGGCGAAGCATATCATTTCACACCTGATCAAATTGCACGCGGGAAGGTGGAAGCGATATGA
- a CDS encoding transglutaminase-like domain-containing protein, with amino-acid sequence MNAQRTIAFTMLSLECAAFSILSETLFFSFSVILLSALSYFPVLRYSFSRRQVFWITSIMAMLFIVKYVLYQHDFTLDRLAIRTPLAYAAAQFVITVQLRQLFDSHFEPFLPASFPLLGIIVFILTGDILVHGTKGLYYQVLVFGFALLTGVFFQIGHAVRVPRETERAHWPVYVIRACFFATIWLLGWLTATGMDRYERELDQLYYRLIEPRTAGLASRAGFSTISRLGSMTPHFDQGADQIRLRVKSTDEPGYFRGRAFVQFLNSEWHSEVGAHNVPIIALPPAGVHASIPDNGTWFQLGQAKSSDWIEYQVWSQDPGHVFAPLNTPLVYAFADSIQFDSQEVLTSRTMASGFPYSIFYPRHQLPQRPEPDAALQRLLQLPDQIHPEVKRLAEDVFAGCDTSAAKIQRIQAYFQNTYEYELGISVPYGEDALTYFLLEKPAAHCEYFASGTAVLLRLAGVPCRYVTGYVVRERNEYDQYWVARSRHAHAWVEAWDETRGWVTVESTPFAGQPEFITPGSTRQYWESVMGQFSRLKMAIQQGQWILAMSEAQLPLLLLAGGVVLWFLIRWVIRLVSGQLRARAEFLENPLHIQELHRLLIQMDHLLARKQVVRQPGETLMQFSRRIPDQKIAEWYQTYASSRFMPETELVHEQIDRLHLQLQEIRSQKTPA; translated from the coding sequence ATGAATGCGCAGCGGACGATCGCGTTTACGATGCTGAGCCTTGAGTGTGCAGCCTTTTCGATACTGTCGGAAACGTTGTTTTTCTCGTTCAGCGTCATTCTGCTCTCCGCCTTGTCGTATTTTCCGGTGTTGCGCTATTCGTTTTCCCGGCGGCAGGTCTTCTGGATCACCAGTATCATGGCCATGCTGTTTATCGTGAAATACGTGTTATATCAGCATGATTTTACGCTGGACCGACTGGCGATCCGGACTCCACTGGCTTATGCGGCGGCGCAGTTTGTGATCACGGTGCAGTTGCGGCAGTTGTTCGACAGTCATTTTGAGCCGTTTCTGCCAGCCTCGTTTCCGTTACTGGGTATCATTGTTTTCATTCTGACTGGTGATATCCTCGTGCATGGAACGAAGGGGCTCTACTACCAGGTCCTGGTGTTCGGTTTTGCTTTGCTGACGGGCGTGTTTTTTCAGATCGGACATGCGGTGCGAGTGCCTCGGGAGACCGAGCGTGCTCACTGGCCGGTCTATGTGATTCGTGCCTGTTTCTTCGCTACGATCTGGCTGCTGGGCTGGTTGACGGCAACCGGCATGGATCGTTACGAACGGGAACTGGATCAGCTGTATTATCGACTGATCGAGCCCAGAACGGCAGGGCTGGCTTCGCGTGCCGGGTTCTCCACAATTTCGCGACTGGGAAGTATGACGCCCCATTTTGATCAAGGTGCCGACCAGATCCGGTTACGTGTCAAGTCGACCGATGAGCCGGGCTATTTCCGCGGTCGGGCGTTTGTGCAGTTTCTCAATTCGGAGTGGCACTCCGAGGTGGGGGCGCATAATGTTCCGATCATCGCGCTCCCTCCAGCCGGGGTGCATGCCAGCATTCCGGATAATGGTACCTGGTTTCAGCTTGGTCAGGCAAAGTCGTCTGATTGGATTGAGTACCAGGTCTGGTCGCAGGATCCGGGGCATGTCTTTGCGCCGTTGAATACGCCCCTGGTGTATGCCTTCGCCGACAGTATCCAGTTTGACAGCCAGGAGGTTCTCACGTCGCGCACGATGGCCAGTGGCTTTCCGTATTCGATTTTTTATCCGCGGCACCAGTTGCCACAACGTCCCGAACCTGATGCCGCGCTGCAGCGATTATTGCAGTTACCCGATCAGATTCACCCGGAGGTCAAACGACTGGCTGAGGATGTTTTTGCGGGCTGTGACACATCCGCAGCAAAAATTCAGCGGATTCAGGCGTACTTTCAGAATACTTATGAGTATGAACTGGGAATTTCCGTGCCTTATGGTGAAGACGCGCTGACTTATTTCCTGCTGGAAAAGCCGGCAGCACACTGTGAGTATTTTGCTTCGGGGACGGCGGTGTTGCTCAGGCTGGCGGGAGTTCCCTGTCGTTATGTGACGGGTTACGTCGTCCGCGAACGGAATGAGTATGACCAGTACTGGGTTGCCCGCAGTCGGCACGCTCATGCCTGGGTCGAAGCCTGGGATGAAACGCGGGGCTGGGTGACCGTCGAGTCGACTCCCTTTGCGGGCCAGCCGGAGTTTATTACACCCGGATCGACGCGTCAGTACTGGGAATCCGTCATGGGTCAGTTTTCGCGACTCAAAATGGCGATACAGCAGGGACAGTGGATACTGGCCATGTCGGAGGCGCAGCTGCCACTTCTGCTGCTGGCGGGTGGTGTGGTGCTCTGGTTCCTGATCCGCTGGGTCATCCGACTGGTGTCCGGCCAGCTGCGAGCGCGTGCCGAGTTTCTCGAAAATCCGTTACATATTCAGGAGTTACATCGTTTGCTGATCCAGATGGATCACCTCCTGGCACGGAAACAGGTGGTACGGCAGCCTGGGGAGACGTTGATGCAGTTTTCCCGCCGCATCCCGGATCAGAAAATCGCTGAGTGGTACCAAACCTATGCCAGCAGCCGGTTTATGCCGGAAACTGAGTTGGTCCATGAACAGATTGACCGGCTGCATTTACAGCTGCAGGAAATCCGCAGCCAGAAAACGCCTGCCTGA
- a CDS encoding metallophosphoesterase, whose translation MRLAALLLSLCLLPATVAAAEIERIWLTCNAPQPDRIVVNWQSDQPGDSVVHFGLSPEKLQTISQPGNTRLHHVEIPLTKQDTVYHYAVQTGNKKSSLATFKAFPTDVLRIAVAADWQSLPDLSHLRKDNVHLLLTAGDNIRNLWQACGPGNQDCIKPYMQLIGKYPQLFRSTPFMPVLGNHDREAHPRGKQPPEYAVYDVDATAFRSVFALPDDEWKWHFDIPEFDLRLIALDFNHTSDFGTTWQTCHPFDHDSAQYRWYAQLTRTNPAHTVTLYNERNATMRGKLKGDWQKLFQRGTLCITGFGYFAERAEVDGLTCYNTSLSGTGTRYPDPHSKFLASQDSYLLLTCERKTGAMTAELKNLNGEVLDRQTFTQKTRN comes from the coding sequence ATGAGATTAGCTGCACTTTTACTGAGCCTCTGTCTGCTGCCTGCCACTGTCGCAGCTGCGGAAATCGAGCGTATCTGGCTGACCTGCAATGCCCCTCAGCCCGATCGAATCGTGGTCAACTGGCAGAGCGATCAGCCCGGCGACTCGGTCGTGCACTTTGGACTCTCACCCGAGAAACTGCAAACCATCAGTCAGCCAGGCAACACCCGCCTGCATCATGTGGAGATTCCCCTGACGAAACAGGATACGGTCTACCACTACGCCGTACAGACCGGAAACAAAAAATCCTCCCTCGCAACCTTCAAAGCCTTTCCCACCGATGTCCTGCGGATTGCCGTCGCAGCGGACTGGCAGTCTCTGCCCGATCTGTCTCACCTCCGCAAAGATAATGTCCACCTGCTGCTCACCGCCGGGGATAACATCCGCAATCTCTGGCAGGCCTGCGGCCCCGGAAATCAGGACTGCATCAAACCGTACATGCAGCTCATCGGCAAATACCCGCAACTGTTCCGCTCGACGCCGTTTATGCCGGTGCTGGGCAATCACGACCGCGAGGCACATCCCCGCGGCAAACAACCTCCGGAGTACGCTGTCTACGATGTCGACGCCACCGCGTTTCGGAGTGTCTTCGCTTTACCCGATGACGAATGGAAGTGGCACTTCGACATCCCGGAATTCGACCTGCGATTGATCGCCCTCGATTTCAATCACACGTCCGATTTCGGCACGACCTGGCAGACCTGTCACCCGTTCGATCACGATTCCGCGCAATACAGATGGTACGCACAACTCACCCGTACCAACCCCGCTCACACCGTCACGCTGTATAACGAACGCAACGCAACGATGCGTGGTAAGCTCAAAGGAGACTGGCAGAAACTCTTTCAACGAGGAACACTCTGTATCACCGGCTTCGGCTATTTCGCCGAGCGGGCCGAGGTGGACGGCTTGACCTGTTACAACACCTCGCTCAGCGGCACAGGTACCAGGTATCCGGACCCGCATTCAAAATTCCTGGCCAGCCAGGACAGCTACCTGCTGCTTACCTGTGAGCGCAAAACAGGCGCAATGACAGCCGAGCTGAAAAACCTCAACGGCGAAGTGCTCGACCGCCAGACATTCACGCAGAAAACAAGAAACTGA
- a CDS encoding tetratricopeptide repeat protein, with amino-acid sequence MTDSTDTNTTTSARKKRLLVVGVVLLGILVSVPFWGQGLWIDFCQQRAEKNLLAREPEQALAWIASAERFEADNPRTTLLKARALRKSHDVEGAYTALKQYFELAGATPAFQQEQWLLKAQVGDNSDLQAHLSKILIEPEGSIQDICETYVNSCILNYQFDDALQILQLWEADFPTDPLPNFMRGKMYEHNLAWKEAGTEYETALRKDPGYAPAAYSLGRIQLTLKKTEAALEYYHRAVDNTDQPGPAQVGVARCLRLLDRNAEAKALLAQVLKEEPETLQKAYQALGDHKATALSAPQQEMAKLELADKNYEAALKWLEPAAEANPLDLGIKNSLVLVYSRLGRKEEARELGQVVKKTNEVLAEIPKLLDRVQENPGDAELRFEIGRKYLEYVSEEQGVVWLNSVLAYQPNHWGAHRELADYYERNLSRGPSFERLAKLHRERARELAPRPQNSSTTATSEQAQPTGEPVQSSQP; translated from the coding sequence GTGACTGATTCGACAGACACAAACACGACGACATCTGCGCGGAAAAAACGTCTGCTGGTCGTGGGAGTGGTCCTGCTGGGAATCCTGGTCAGTGTGCCTTTCTGGGGGCAGGGGCTGTGGATAGATTTCTGTCAGCAGCGGGCGGAAAAGAATCTGCTGGCCCGGGAACCGGAGCAGGCGCTGGCATGGATCGCCTCTGCGGAACGCTTTGAGGCGGACAACCCGCGCACCACACTGCTCAAGGCGCGTGCGCTGCGCAAATCCCATGACGTGGAAGGAGCTTATACAGCGCTGAAACAGTATTTCGAGCTGGCAGGAGCAACGCCTGCATTTCAGCAGGAACAGTGGCTGCTCAAGGCGCAGGTAGGTGACAATTCCGATTTGCAGGCGCACTTAAGTAAAATCCTGATCGAGCCGGAAGGGAGCATACAGGATATCTGCGAAACCTATGTCAACAGCTGCATTTTGAACTATCAGTTCGATGATGCCCTGCAGATTCTGCAGCTCTGGGAAGCGGACTTTCCGACCGATCCGCTACCCAATTTCATGCGGGGTAAAATGTATGAGCACAATCTGGCCTGGAAGGAAGCGGGCACGGAATATGAGACCGCTTTGCGTAAAGATCCCGGATATGCTCCGGCGGCTTACAGCCTGGGCCGCATTCAGTTGACGCTGAAGAAAACCGAGGCCGCGCTCGAGTATTACCATCGGGCTGTAGACAACACCGATCAGCCGGGGCCCGCCCAGGTGGGAGTGGCCCGCTGCCTGCGACTGCTGGACCGGAACGCAGAAGCGAAAGCGCTGCTTGCGCAGGTGCTGAAAGAGGAACCGGAAACTCTGCAGAAAGCCTACCAGGCGCTGGGCGATCATAAGGCGACCGCGTTATCGGCACCGCAGCAGGAGATGGCGAAGCTGGAACTGGCGGATAAAAATTATGAGGCGGCCCTCAAATGGCTGGAGCCGGCTGCAGAGGCGAATCCGCTCGACCTGGGGATCAAGAACTCACTGGTACTGGTCTACAGTCGTCTGGGGCGGAAGGAAGAAGCCCGGGAGCTCGGGCAGGTCGTCAAGAAGACCAATGAAGTGCTGGCAGAAATTCCCAAGCTGCTGGATCGAGTACAGGAGAATCCGGGGGATGCAGAGCTGCGGTTTGAGATCGGTCGGAAGTATCTGGAGTATGTTTCGGAGGAACAGGGAGTGGTCTGGCTGAACAGCGTGCTCGCCTATCAGCCCAATCACTGGGGCGCCCATCGGGAACTGGCGGACTATTATGAGCGGAATCTTTCCCGCGGACCCAGTTTTGAACGCCTGGCCAAACTGCATCGTGAGCGGGCCCGGGAACTGGCACCGCGTCCGCAGAACTCATCAACTACAGCAACATCAGAGCAGGCTCAACCCACCGGGGAACCTGTCCAGTCGAGTCAGCCATGA
- a CDS encoding CRTAC1 family protein produces the protein MNVNPITTLLLLRPKTQAALPEQRSISARFWWSSLVLLTLFAGCRSERESVPSNPENAAKSEQETTTADGVRPVFKDVWPEQKMDFTYRNGREAGELAILETLGGGTAIFDYDRDGQQDIFYPGGGTFEKKSTKGYPSLLLRHTGDFQFEDQTKLAGMELAAFYSNGCAVGDYDNDGFSDLLVTGYGGSILWKNMGDGTFEEVSVEAGLRNCFWGSSAGWGDLNGDGLLDLYLTQYTDWSFQNHPECELTVGTPDVCSPHSFKGVRDMVFYSKGDGTFYDATQEAGLVPEGKGLGVLLADLDNDADLDVYVCNDTVENFLYLNDGKGKLEEVGIINGAAVDDGATPNGSMGVDIMDYNQDGLPDLWVANYEKEAFALYRNDGDAQFLHVSNDTGVTSIGTLFVGFGTACADFDLDGDEDVMVANGHVAYYSTHSPFRQKPLYLENQKGRFLQLDYPVDSYLGQPHTGRGLAVSDLNQDGNLDVVISNFYDPPAILRNETETDGDWVGVRLIGTKSNRDAVGARLVLHTSAGDQTRQVKGGGSYLSANDLLVHWGLPKDVSIESLDIYWPSGIRQTLSALDRSAVNLILEPVQN, from the coding sequence ATGAACGTAAATCCGATTACAACCCTGTTACTGCTTAGACCGAAAACCCAGGCCGCTCTGCCCGAACAGCGGAGCATTTCAGCCCGGTTCTGGTGGAGTTCCCTGGTACTGCTGACGTTGTTCGCTGGTTGCAGGTCCGAGAGGGAATCGGTTCCGTCGAATCCGGAAAACGCAGCAAAAAGTGAGCAGGAAACGACGACGGCGGACGGTGTGCGTCCCGTGTTTAAGGATGTGTGGCCGGAACAGAAAATGGATTTTACTTACCGCAACGGTCGCGAAGCGGGTGAGCTGGCGATACTGGAAACCCTGGGTGGAGGGACTGCGATCTTTGATTATGATCGAGACGGTCAGCAGGACATTTTTTATCCTGGAGGCGGGACGTTTGAAAAGAAAAGCACCAAGGGGTATCCCTCCCTTTTGCTGCGGCACACGGGCGATTTTCAGTTTGAGGATCAGACGAAGCTGGCGGGAATGGAGCTGGCGGCGTTCTACAGCAATGGGTGTGCGGTCGGTGACTATGACAACGACGGCTTTTCCGATCTGCTGGTGACCGGATATGGCGGTTCGATCCTCTGGAAGAATATGGGGGACGGTACTTTTGAAGAGGTCTCTGTTGAGGCAGGTCTGCGCAACTGTTTCTGGGGATCGAGTGCCGGCTGGGGAGATCTCAACGGGGATGGGCTGCTGGACCTGTATCTGACGCAGTATACGGACTGGTCTTTTCAGAATCATCCAGAATGCGAACTGACGGTGGGCACGCCGGATGTCTGCTCCCCGCACTCCTTCAAGGGAGTGAGAGACATGGTCTTTTACAGCAAAGGGGATGGCACGTTCTACGATGCCACGCAGGAGGCAGGCCTGGTTCCTGAAGGAAAGGGACTGGGAGTACTGCTGGCGGACCTGGATAACGATGCCGATCTGGATGTCTATGTGTGTAATGATACCGTCGAAAATTTCCTGTACCTGAATGACGGGAAAGGGAAGCTGGAAGAGGTGGGTATCATCAATGGCGCTGCGGTCGATGATGGTGCCACTCCCAACGGGAGTATGGGCGTGGACATCATGGATTATAACCAGGACGGTCTGCCTGACCTGTGGGTGGCGAATTACGAGAAGGAAGCGTTTGCCCTGTATCGGAATGACGGTGATGCCCAGTTTCTACATGTGAGTAACGATACCGGCGTGACTTCGATCGGGACGCTGTTTGTCGGCTTCGGGACGGCGTGTGCGGACTTTGACCTGGACGGGGATGAGGACGTGATGGTGGCCAACGGACATGTGGCCTATTATTCGACCCATTCGCCGTTTCGACAGAAGCCCCTCTACCTGGAAAACCAGAAGGGACGTTTCCTGCAGCTGGATTACCCGGTTGACTCGTATCTGGGACAACCTCATACCGGCAGGGGGCTGGCGGTTTCGGACCTGAATCAGGATGGGAACCTGGATGTCGTGATCTCCAATTTTTATGATCCGCCTGCAATTCTCAGAAATGAGACAGAGACCGATGGTGACTGGGTTGGTGTCCGTTTGATTGGTACGAAAAGCAATCGGGATGCGGTGGGAGCACGTCTGGTACTGCATACTTCCGCCGGGGACCAGACGAGGCAAGTCAAAGGGGGAGGCAGTTATCTTTCCGCCAATGACCTGCTGGTGCACTGGGGGTTGCCAAAAGACGTAAGTATTGAATCATTAGATATTTACTGGCCTTCAGGTATTCGTCAGACGCTCTCCGCTTTGGATCGGAGTGCGGTCAACCTGATTCTGGAACCGGTACAGAATTAG
- a CDS encoding DUF1559 domain-containing protein produces MRVLQRRRAFTLIELLVVIAIIAILIALLLPAVQQAREAARRSQCKNNLKQFGLALHNYHEAHGCFGQLTLSAYLHGSSPGIKPWAGFSQQAMLLPFLDQANIYNQFNFQYSCEEAPNTNNRNAGIGVFRCPSDPRYTNYGEGHLNYYVSAGPCMGWAVSVGSQAGFARYSLVTRISDILDGTSNVVAMGERIVGTNNSGQFNINGDVKRNVAFSGGNSTTFPSQSALQTHGTACNSATAFYYHRGSRWMRGDECWFNTWNTPNSPNPDCSTGNGGHAGGDAASTQAARSRHTGGAHVLMADGSVHFVSNNIDTLKWQQLGGIADGAAVSINE; encoded by the coding sequence ATGAGAGTCCTCCAACGGAGACGCGCCTTCACGCTGATTGAGTTGCTCGTCGTGATCGCGATTATCGCTATTTTGATTGCCCTGCTGCTGCCAGCAGTACAGCAGGCGCGTGAAGCAGCCCGTCGTTCGCAGTGTAAGAACAACCTGAAACAGTTCGGGCTGGCTCTGCACAATTACCATGAAGCCCATGGTTGTTTTGGTCAATTGACCCTGTCTGCCTATCTGCATGGCAGTTCTCCCGGGATCAAGCCCTGGGCCGGCTTCAGCCAGCAGGCGATGCTGCTGCCTTTCCTGGATCAGGCCAATATCTACAACCAGTTCAACTTCCAGTATTCCTGTGAAGAAGCACCGAACACCAATAACCGTAATGCAGGTATCGGAGTCTTCCGTTGTCCCTCTGATCCCCGTTATACCAACTACGGTGAAGGTCACCTGAACTATTACGTGTCAGCCGGCCCCTGCATGGGTTGGGCTGTGAGTGTTGGGTCACAGGCTGGTTTTGCACGTTATTCTCTGGTGACTCGCATTTCCGACATTCTGGATGGAACTTCAAACGTGGTTGCCATGGGTGAGCGGATTGTGGGAACCAACAACAGCGGCCAGTTTAACATCAATGGCGACGTCAAACGTAACGTGGCCTTCAGTGGTGGAAACAGTACGACATTCCCATCACAGTCAGCCCTGCAGACGCATGGTACTGCCTGTAATTCTGCGACTGCCTTCTATTACCATCGTGGTTCACGCTGGATGCGGGGAGATGAATGCTGGTTTAATACCTGGAACACTCCGAACTCACCAAATCCAGACTGCAGCACCGGGAACGGTGGTCATGCCGGAGGCGATGCTGCCTCAACTCAGGCTGCTCGCAGTCGTCATACCGGTGGCGCTCATGTGCTGATGGCAGATGGCTCGGTCCACTTCGTGTCGAATAACATCGACACGCTGAAGTGGCAGCAGCTCGGTGGTATCGCCGATGGTGCTGCTGTGAGCATTAACGAGTAG
- a CDS encoding Gfo/Idh/MocA family protein has protein sequence MSDSVNRRTFLGQTAAATAASITAPAILSAANKAPSEKVTIGIMGMQRGLSLAKTFGALDGVEIKYVCDTDDTRAAKAATTVEKATKKAPQAIGDFRKILDDKDVDALIVAAPNHWHAPATILGCSAGKHVYVEKPCCHNPKEGEMMVEAARKNKRAVQMGSQRRSSASIQEGIQQLKEGIIGDVHLARAYYWSARGSIGHGKPAAVPNYLNYDLWQGPAPRQKYVDNLIHYNWHWFWKYGNGELGNNGVHSLDLCRWGLDAEYPTRVVSSGGRYFYDDDQQTPDTHVVAYEFDGGKQITWQGTSCNRHKNDFVIFFGSKGNLILGTSGGYTVLDAKDKEVKKVDGNQGMSEHAQNFVDAIRNNEPLNLNAEIAIGNKSTLLCHLGNIAQRTGRTLQCDTSNGHIMDDKDAMTFWGREYEPGWEPKV, from the coding sequence ATGTCCGATTCCGTCAATCGTCGTACATTTCTAGGTCAGACAGCGGCCGCAACCGCTGCCAGCATCACCGCCCCGGCGATTCTGTCTGCCGCGAACAAAGCCCCCAGTGAGAAAGTCACGATCGGCATCATGGGCATGCAGCGCGGTCTGTCACTGGCCAAAACCTTCGGTGCCCTGGACGGGGTCGAAATCAAGTACGTCTGTGACACGGACGACACTCGTGCCGCCAAAGCTGCCACCACCGTTGAAAAAGCGACCAAAAAGGCGCCGCAGGCTATCGGCGATTTCCGCAAAATCCTCGATGATAAAGACGTGGACGCCCTGATCGTCGCGGCTCCCAACCACTGGCATGCTCCCGCGACCATCCTCGGCTGTTCGGCCGGCAAGCACGTTTATGTGGAAAAGCCCTGCTGCCACAATCCCAAAGAAGGGGAAATGATGGTGGAAGCAGCTCGCAAAAACAAACGGGCCGTCCAGATGGGAAGCCAGCGCCGCAGCAGTGCCTCCATCCAGGAAGGCATCCAGCAGCTTAAAGAAGGCATCATCGGCGATGTCCATCTGGCCCGCGCTTACTACTGGAGTGCCCGCGGTTCCATCGGACACGGCAAGCCGGCCGCTGTTCCCAACTACCTCAACTACGACCTCTGGCAGGGACCGGCTCCCCGTCAGAAATACGTGGACAACCTGATCCACTACAACTGGCACTGGTTCTGGAAATATGGTAACGGCGAACTGGGGAACAACGGCGTCCATTCGCTCGACCTCTGTCGCTGGGGTCTGGATGCCGAGTATCCCACCCGCGTTGTTTCCAGCGGCGGTCGGTACTTCTATGATGACGATCAGCAGACCCCCGACACGCACGTCGTCGCTTATGAATTTGATGGCGGCAAGCAGATCACCTGGCAGGGAACCAGCTGCAACCGTCACAAGAATGATTTCGTGATCTTCTTCGGCAGCAAAGGCAACCTGATCCTCGGAACCTCCGGCGGTTACACGGTTCTTGATGCCAAAGATAAGGAAGTCAAAAAGGTCGACGGCAACCAGGGCATGAGCGAACATGCTCAGAACTTTGTGGATGCCATCCGCAACAACGAGCCGCTGAACCTGAACGCTGAAATCGCCATCGGCAACAAGAGCACCCTGCTCTGCCACCTGGGTAATATCGCCCAACGGACCGGCCGTACCCTGCAGTGCGACACTTCCAACGGTCATATCATGGATGATAAAGATGCAATGACCTTCTGGGGACGCGAATACGAGCCCGGCTGGGAACCCAAAGTCTAA